From the Brassica napus cultivar Da-Ae chromosome A8, Da-Ae, whole genome shotgun sequence genome, one window contains:
- the LOC125576907 gene encoding putative nuclease HARBI1: MASSSNNFHYHYDANDDSLDQIFQEQFDKELEAAAEEMPAPKNKRIYIDRKREEGHNRLWNDYFSDNPTYPEKLFRRRFRMNKSLFLRIVNRLTAEVPYFRPKKDATFRDGVSPLQQCTAAIRLLAYGGAADGVDEYIRIGETTARECLEHFVVGIVNLFGDEYLRRPTEDDLRRLLFYGERRGFPGMVGSIDCMHWKWKNCPTAWKGMYSRGTDKPTIVLEAVASEDLWIWHAFFGAPGTCNDLNVLDQSPVFNDIIYGRAPELKYNVNGREYNLAYYLTDGIYPEWATFVKSIPRPQHPKHRLFAEHQEGVRKDVERAFGVLQSRFAIIKNPSLLWSKGKIAYIMRACLILHNMIVEDERDSYTLEQELEQENGTGTTPGRSFSVSMASNLEGFGDGHTRIRDRQAHHQLKEDLIENIWNKFGY, translated from the coding sequence ATGGCATCTTCTTCCAACAATTTTCACTATCATTATGATGCAAATGATGATAGTTTAGATCAAATTTTTCAAGAGCAATTTGATAAAGAATTAGAAGCTGCTGCAGAGGAAATGCCGGCCCCGAAGAATAAACGTATCTATATCGATAGAAAGCGGGAAGAAGGTCACAATCGGTTATGGAACGATTATTTTAGTGATAATCCGACTTACCCGGAGAAGTTATTTCGTAGACGATTTCGAATGAACAAATCATTGTTCTTGCGTATTGTCAATCGTCTCACTGCAGAAGTTCCATATTTTCGACCAAAAAAGGATGCAACCTTCCGGGATGGTGTATCACCGTTACAACAATGTACTGCAGCTATTCGACTATTAGCATATGGGGGTGCGGCGGATGGTGTTGACGAATATATACGTATTGGCGAAACAACGGCTCGTGAATGTTTGGAACACTTCGTCGTCGGAATAGTTAACTTGTTTGGCGATGAATACCTTCGCCGACCCACAGAAGATGATCTGCGAAGGCTACTCTTTTATGGAGAAAGACGGGGTTTTCCCGGGATGGTTggcagcatcgactgtatgcactgGAAATGGAAAAATTGcccaaccgcttggaaaggaatgtattcacgaggCACCGATAAACCAACAATTGTTTTGGAGGCGGTGGCTTCAGAAGATCTAtggatatggcacgcatttTTTGGAGCGCCAGGTACTTGTAACGATTTAAATGTACTTGACCAATCACCAGTATTTAATGACATTATTTACGGTCGAGCTCCCGAACTGAAGTACAATGTCAACGGAAGGGAGTATAATTTGGCTTACTACCTGACGGATGGCATTTACCCCGAATGGGCGACATTTGTTAAATCCATCCCACGACCACAACACCCGAAACATCGTTTGTTTGCAGAACATCAAGAAGGTGTGCGAAAAGATGTTGAGCGTGCATTCGGAGTCCTCCAATCTAGATTCGCGATAATTAAAAATCCATCTCTTTTATGGTCGAAAGGTAAAATAGCATATATTATGCGAGCATGtctcatactccataatatgattgttgaAGATGAACGAGATTCATACACTCTCGAACAAGAATTGGAACAAGAAAATGGAACCGGAACTACTCCGGGTCGTTCGTTTTCAGTAAGTATGGCTTCAAATCTCGAGGGTTTTGGTGATGGTCACacaagaattcgtgatagacaagcACATCACCAATTGAAAGAGGATTTGATTGAGAATATATGGAATAAATTTGGATATTAa
- the LOC106349789 gene encoding uncharacterized protein LOC106349789 isoform X3 yields the protein MASRVYAHYHHGDACSKARWNTRETFWFMYDRPWQHVLDFYSNAVARKLSVLNLFEPNKILAHDDGEREGLPLETELETCGRKDGRTGRWERVNFKILLSYNGASFDGWQKQPDLHTVQSVVEKSLGEFVDEKKAQLLKKKCKPLEGRVLVAGRTDKGVSALNQVCSFYTWRKDIEPIDIEDAINKDASGKLRVVSVSKVSREFHPNFSAKWRRYLYIFPLDHACGSGKDRENLIFDENLGKQRNGLLSEENTEGVGEKDDELETEEVDGAKPSDFSVSKVDQLLQQLQGKLLSYKMFARDLKAARNEGPPTECFMYHARAAEIRLPSPEYVEGRRVMCVELVANRFLRKQHQYEKLLLARKMMHC from the exons ATGGCGAGCAGAGTCTACGCTCATTACCACCACGGAGATGCCTGCAGCAAAGCTCGCTGGAACACCAG AGAGACATTCTGGTTTATGTATGATAGGCCATGGCAACATGTTCTTGATTTCTACTCAAATGCAGTGGCGAGAAAGCTTTCAGTCCTGAACTTGTTTGAGCCCAAT AAGATTTTGGCCCATGATGATGGGGAAAGAGAAGGGCTGCCTCTTGAAACTGAGTTGGAGACTTGCGGTAGAAAAGATGGGAGGACGGGGAGGTGGGAAAGAGTAAACTTCAAGATACTTCTTTCATACAATGGAGCTTCCTTTGATGGATGGCAGAAACAGCCTGACTTGCACACTGTTCAGAG TGTAGTAGAGAAGTCTCTGGGGGAATTTGTGGATGAAAAGAAAGCCCAACTTCTGAAGAAAAAATGTAAACCATTAGAAGGACGTGTACTTGTTGCGGGAAGAACCGACAAAGGAGTGTCTGCTCTTAATCAAGTTTGTTCTTTCT ATACCTGGAGAAAAGACATTGAACCCATTGATATAGAAGATGCTATCAATAAAGATGCTTCCGGGAAACTTAGGGTTGTGTCAGTCTCCAAG GTTTCCCGAGAATTTCATCCGAATTTTTCTGCAAAATGGAGGCGCTATTTGTATATCTTTCCCTTGGATCATGCGTGCGGGAGTGGCAAAGATCGTGAGAACTTAATCTTTGATGAAAACCTAGGAAAGCAAAGAAATGGGCTCTTAAGTGAAGAGAATACTGAAGGAGTAGGCGAGAAGGACGATGAGCTTGAAACAGAAGAGGTGGATGGAGCAAAACCAAGTGACTTTAGTGTAAGCAAGGTTGATCAACTTTTACAGCAGCTTCAAGGAAAACTATTATCCTACAAGATGTTTGCTCGTGATCTAAAAGCTGCAAGAAACGA AGGTCCACCTACAGAATGCTTCATGTACCATGCACGGGCAGCCGAGATTAGATTGCCCTCTCCT GAGTATGTGGAAGGAAGGAG